The DNA window tctccatAGGACAGACTGACCTTGTTGTAAAAGGCTTTTTAGAGACTCTGTACAGTGGTTGTGAATAAAACAGATCAAATAGGGATCGCTGACTGCAGGGTGGGGTGTgatcacagcagctggagcatcTTGTAACCAAATTGATTCTTCCTGTAGGacagctgtggggggaggcttTTCTTGTAAATGGTTTGAGGAGAAACCCTGCTGTGTccatggtggggtgggagtgggaaggtGGCCCCAGGTAATACACCTGCTCTCCTGGCTGAAGCGGGAGCGGCCTGTCCTGTGAATTCAGGACTTAAGCCAATGAGCTGGAAAATCTCCTTCCCACCACTCTTTAGCCTCTTAGGTAAATGTGTGCTGCATGGAACAGTCCCTGAGGCACTGAGCTGGCCTCCTGCCACCAGCTGCCTTAATAATCAACTTGGAAGCACAATTTCCAGAGGCATTTATTGGAACATGACAACAGGTGCTGGAGCTCTGCCCTTCACAGGGGCAAAGGAAAGAGTGTTTCCCCtgcaggctgggccaggggcagtAAGAGCCACCTTTTCCTAGCAGTGAGGGGTGGTGGTTTGTGCTGCCTTCCCCCAGAGGGCAGCACCTCACCTTTGTATCTAATTCAGTGGGTCCTGGAGGCAGCATCTAGGCACCTTCCCCACATCACCTACAGGGTTATTGGGCGTGTGGTGCATAGCATCTTATTATAATAAATAAGTGATGCTGATTTTTTCACCTACAGGGGTTTTCCTCTCCCCAGAATACCTGAGCAGGCCCACAGGCGTCATTAGCCAGAGGCCATGCAAGTAGCTCACCACAGTTGGTTttattcatatgcttaaagttgcATCACTTTTTAAGGAATGAGTCACTGACTTCCAGGTCTAGTGGCCACCCCCCAGTGGCCCAGTAAGGTCAATGCCTCAAACACCCTGACCTGGGGAAACGACTGCAGCCCAGGGACCATGGCTTGGGCAATCCCATGCTTCCCCCACAGGGCTGCGGCCTGGCTACAGTGGTGCAATGTAGATTAGCCATTCCAGGCTGCAGGTGGAATGGAGATTATTGTTCAGCCAGAGGTGCAGCACAACTCactccagggagctctgcagccATGTACTAGCTTAGAAAGGCTAAGCAAGGCCTGTCCCTGCAGGACTCAATCTCTCTCCCCCAAGGCCAAAGAGGCACATTTCCATGTGTCAGCCTCTCCCAGGGCTCTACTCCTCCCTGCACAACAGGGTATATGCAGAGGTCAGTGGATAACTGGGCTCTTTGTGGCCTGGGGCAGAATCACTCCATGCTGCATCCTCTTCCTGCAAGTGGTAAACACATTGGGTGGCACCCCCAGGCCAGGTACCGCCCATAGCTTCCTCTCAGCACCAGGAAACAAGGAATTCATGATGCAGCCCCAAGGCAGCCATGTTCAGCCCAAGCAACCAACAAACTTGATCCTAGACACTTCCCCATTTGCTCTTAAATAGCTACAAACcacccaggggctgctgggacaGACCAGGAAGACAGCCTTTAAGCTCCTGCATGTGTATTTCCACCAAGAAGAAGATATTACAGGGATGTTGCACTTACCCAACTTATCCTTCCAACCCCCATCCCAGGTGCCCCCCAGCAGGCCCCACTTgaggcagcccagggctggcattTCACACACCCACTCTGGTGAATCATTTAGACAGGTTTATTGAGGCCCTGGCCCACCTGCTGCAGGGGGTGAATAGCTGATGAACCTGTCAGAAAACAAAGCTGGTGCTGTTGCACCACAGTCTGCAACTGCAGCCAGAAGGTTTATCGGGAGGTGGCAGGAGCCTGGTCCCCActgggcacaggggagaggagccccccGTCTCCACCCAGGGGGACTCGGCTCACCATAGGGAGTGCCTGGCATGTCAAAGGCAGAAGCAACCCAAGAAGAGTCAGGCTGCTGAGGGTCCCTGGCACATGTCAGTTCCAGCTGGATCCATCCCAAGTGGGgagcagccccagcctgctcagggTCTCAGTTTACTGGGGTCTTGGCAGCCTGGGCCCGGGCAGCctcaacctcctgctccagctcgTCCAGGAATCGCTCCTGGGAGATCTTGTAGAAGGTGAAACCATCTGGGACAGGACCACTCAGGAAAACATGGGGGGAATCGAAGAGACCCCCAGTGGCCCTTCCTTGCTCCACAGGGCTGCTCCCCCCTGgaatccctccagcccccactcttccccctgcccccccttctcccaccccctctcctccaccagggggtgctgctcccacccctgcccccactcctctgctGGGGgggtgctgctcccacccccactcctccaccAGGAGGGCTCTGCTCCCCCGCCTCGGGGGGGCActgctcccacccctgctcctcctccggGGGGGGCCCactgctcccacccccactcctccaccCGGAGGGCTCTGCTCCCACTCCTCGGGGGGGCACTgctcccatccctgctcctcctccgggggggggcactgctcccacccctgctcctcctccggggggggggcactgctccCACCCCCGCTCCTCTGCCAAGGGGGCGTGctgctcccacccctgcccccactcctcagGGCGGCGCTGCTCCCGCCCCCACTCCTCGGGAGGACCCGCTGCTCCCACCCTTTCtccgccccggggggggggggcgctgctcctgcccctcaGGGGGGgcccactcctcctccccgggggggggcctgctcccagccccgcccccacccccaggggggcTCCCGCCGCCCGGCCGGATACAGATGCCCAGCACCACCGCGCCGATGCCGAGCCCCGTCAGCAGGTTGCGGCCCCGGAGCCGCCGCTGCAGGCCCCGCTGGCGCAGCGCCTCCTCCGCGCGCTGCATGACGCGCCGCTGCTCCGCGCTCAGCTCCGGCTCCCGCGCCGGGTCAACCCGTTTCGCGAACGCGGCCTCCGACTCCCGGCCCGGCTCCCGCGGCGCCGCCATCTTCCCCGCGGAGCCGCACCCCCGCTCACGTGACTGAGTGGGCGGGGCGCGGAGGCTGTCGTCATATCCGCCTTGAGCAAACGCGCACCCCAGCAGCGTCGGCGTGACTCCGCCTACGTGACGCTTGTGCCGCCATGTTTGATGAGGGCAAAGTACACCTCCACGACAGCAGCGGAAGTACTGATTCTGACCAATCACCTCTAGGGGACCAGGTGCTCCCGCCCGATTGGTTACGCGGGCCACGTGACGCGTCCATTGAGCGTCTCTTGTGATTGGTGGTCAGGGACTTCAGGCGATCCGGAGAGCTTTTAGGCGGGAAGAAGCGACTAACTGAGGCGCCTCGAGCGAGTGGGAGAATGCCACGTGACCTGATGGCAACGGGCTATGGCGTCGTGTGATTGGCTGAGAGGCGGCATGTGAGACGAGACGAGGCggagtggagggagggaaaaaatatCCCAGAGCCGCCGAGCTGCCGCAGCCTCCAGCTCCCACCATCGGCCTGGGACCCCCTGACACCTCccgtcccaccccccccccccgcccagcctcAGACCCTGCCCAGCCGGTTCCCCAGCTCGCCCCTTGAATCGGCTCTTGGGAAGCGCCCGGCTGCAGCGGCGCCCGCGGGTAcccccgccggggggggggggcgggcgggaagCCGCCAGTTTCCTCATGGGGGGGGCAGGCAACCCTGCCTCCGCCGCGGGCCCCGTCCATCAGCGGTGCCCCACGCGGCGTCCCGGGAACCGGCGGTCGTGGGCGCCATAAAGCCCCGTGGGCCTGGGTCACGCTCACGCGTGGCGATGAGGGCAGGTGGTGGGGGCGTGGAACGTAGCGAACAGTTCTGCCGAGGGAGCAGCGGGGCCGACTGAAATCCCGGTCTCCCGCCTGTGAGTGTGGTGGCCCCTGCAGCACCGACCCACGTGTGTGTGTGGTACCAGTGACGGACTCCGCACACCCGCGGGGAGCACGTCCACGCTAAGGAGGCGTCATTTTACCGCTGCCTTGTCCCATGCGCTCCCTGGTGCCCTCGCTAATAATGACTGTGGTGGGTACAGCTGCGGTGCTATCAAAATAACACTTATTTTATTGTTTGAGAACTGGCCAGAAGTGCTGAGATGAGCTCGGAGGCACAGGCAGTGTCCAGGTGTCACACCCCGGAGCCAGTCTTTGGAGTTGTTGCTCCCGAGATCATTGAAGATACTTTAATTTGTTTAGCTACAGAAAATGAACAGTATCTGAATGAGCTGTCCGCTCAAGCAGGATGCTTCAAAGAGACCCAGATAGTGGGTGAGAGATGCAGATCTTTGTCAGCCTGTGTctgtttgtgtgtctgtgtccACATGCCATGAATGCCTGATGTGTGCACCTTGTGGCACCAAAGAGTCTaacaaagcttatgcccaatgTAGATGAGCAGACTGACCCCTGGGGTGCCTCCTGCtagtgacttctgggaattagcttgattcagcgctggagcaccctctgcaggccggtgatccatcTGTCCtctgccccccgtgtccctccctgggcccagtgcccttttacatggggtgctgccccctggcagtaacccctttctcccagggtctcccctctccagggaaccccaccctctatccccaccttgcctcagtatatggctactgccagccaTTGTCTAGCCCTATGCCCTGgggcagtatcagcctattcatcactggccaggagggtttggacctgctgccttggcctacccctgggctgccctctgcaacgccccgtacctgttggcccaatgctaggccacagcctggggctttctaggctagagctccccagctcctctgccttcccccagccctgcttcactcaggtaccttgtgtctagctccctgcagccaggcccttctccctctatagctagagagagacttctgagtgcctggctcccagcctctttatacaggccagctgtggtctgatggggtgtggcccagctgcagccacttcccaatcagcccagcttagcagctcccagccacaaccttccccccttcaggacaggagcagggtaagcaccctgcctCCTTCTcaatgcactccctatccgtggccccacgaagttgcgggacctcctggtcaacctcctcctcgccctggcgaaaatggccatctacgtgaccagggagaggcggttggccagtgaagactcctgcgactgtggggcttgtttccgatccttagtccgttcacgtctccgggcggagttcctctgggcagcgtccgctggctcccttgacgccttcgaggagctgtgggcgctgtccggggttctctgctcggtgtccccgtcaggctcccttcttatgaccctttgaccgcactcctgtccctgttcttttattagttgtcccccgcaattagtgggtttctgaggccctgtggaacctccccttaggctggggggcgtttcccggaaacccaatagatacacccaaataaatttgttagtccctaaggtgccacaaggactcctcattgtttatcCTCTGCATAAACTCCCATTCGTGGCCTCTCTATAAAGAGTGACTCAATTTGCATGTCTGATTCCTTATTGAGATaagttacttttattttttgATAAAGTGTATCCATCTTATCCATCAGTTCCAGTTATGATCAATTGCACTTTTTTGCAGAATTTGTATTTCTTTTGTGTGAAAAATGGTTCCTGGACCAATCTGCACGATATCAAGCAGTTGAAATATTTGAAAGGTAACTTCCCAAGCAAAGACAACACTCAATTCTTATATCTGTAGTACAGTTATATTGTATGTACTCTGCACTGCTCAGGCTGAAGATATGGAATATCTTTATAGCTGCAGCTTTGTCTTTCCTGTCATTTAATTACAAGGATAATTGGTATGTATATTGAGAGTAAAGTATTTTGAATACATGTTGAAAGTACTTTTCTTTTTGTTAGCAAAAGGCAACTTTTCTGAGAGCTGATCTTTTACATTAGAATGGTCCTGCTGGGCAAGCccagtggtccatctaacccagtaccctgtctctgacagtggccagtgccagatggttcagagggaatgaacagaacagggcaattttgagtgatccatcccgtcatccagtcccagcttctggcagttggaggtttagggacaccctgaCCATGGGGTTGtccccctgaccatcttggcaaaTGATGGACCTATCTACAAACTTACAGatccttttttgaacccagttatagttttggccttcacagcattccCTGGCAAtatgttccacaggttgactgtgcattgtgtgaagaagtacttccttttgtgttttaaattaataggcagcaggtttaatcaggtgaccctggttcttgtgttatgtgaaggggtaaatagcacttccctattcactttctccacaacattcgtgatttttatagacctctgttgTATCTGTActcttctcttttctaagctgaacagacccagtctttttaatctctccttgtatggaagctattCTATACcactaatttttgttgcccttttctgttccttttccaattttaatatagcttctttgagatgaggtgactagaactgcatgcagtattcaaggtgtgggtataccatggatttatatagtgccattatatttactgtcttattatctatcctttccctaatgattcctaacatagTTAGCTTTTTTCTTCCTTGCAGGTTTATGATTAAGCATGTAGAAGAGAGCTATAACTCTATCAAAAAGTCAAGGACAAACAATGAACAAGGAGAGGGCAACATCTGGGGCACTTTGAAAGCACAGATGTGTGACACATTTGTGCTGCGGCTTGTGTCTTGCATTCAGCTTGCAAGCAAACTTTCTTTTCACTACAATGTGAGCAAACTAACCACTTTCTTACACCAGATTTTTAGTAGTACAGTATATTCTCTCTTACTTAAATTTTGGTCTTATCTAAACTCCACACCAAAGGAGTTAACTGTGTAATCCAGGATAATTTGGGCATGGGAGATCTAGACCCTCTTGCACTCGGTCACAGTAACTGTTATGCCTCTGGAAATTGTACACTGCACCTTCACAATGAAAGATGTTAACATAATTTGATTATTTAAAGTATCCATGACCTGTACCATTTGGTTGTTAAGCATACCACGATATCAAAACCCAGGATTGTTATGGAGGGAGTTGCCAGATGATGCCATTACATAGCTTTTCAAGTTAATTTTCTTAGTGTGTGATGCCCTATTCTGTCTGAAGAAATGCCGTGTTGTTGTTAGTATTgtgatgtattttatttttgaggAAAATATTGCAAGCAAGAGTTTTCTTTCTGCCTTGATCTCGCTAATTGGAGTTGACCCTTGGGACAAATATACTTCCTAGGAAGTGGACAATGGTGTTAGGGCTGATATTGCAGGGGGAGGGTTTTGCCTGTCTGCTATGTGTGACCACTTCAGTTCTAGGACATGTGTATACTGTGTAAATAAAAAAAGTTATACTGATAAAATACCCAAACTCAGCATCCCTGATTTCTGCTCCAATGGGGCACAGCCCTGCAAAACCCCAATATGTGCTACTACCTGGCAAAGGGTAATAGTTTCAGCTTGCATTTTCCATTTTTAGCTTAGAAGGcaagttaaacaaaagttctATTAGTTCTCAGCTCAAAAAGAAACTATTAACAGCATATCATCATGCAGGTGAACTTCTGGGATCTTGAGAGAACACCTCTTACGCACagcagcagttttaaaaataaCCCATCACTGTTTTTTCCAGATAATTAACAATAACACAGTTCTGAAATTTCTGCAGTCCTTAGACTATTCATACACAAAACAGAACTTGGTGGAGTCAGAACTTGCCATTCTGAAGGCTCTATGCTTCCAGATCAATGTGCCAACTCCTTTTGCCTATGTTGAGTTGCTTCTGGAGGTGTTAGGTAAGAGTATTAATAAGAAGAAACTGTGTAGAAATTAAAAAAGACTAAATGCAGTTACCAGTAAACTCTGAAACAAACAATCTCAGATTAGTGGTTTGTTGTAGAGGTAAAATCAAGTATGAAGTGACAGAGAAACTCACCCATGCGGTTATTATTAATGGAAAGCCCAAAGCTTCAAAGTGTTCTCCCTGCCCTGGGGTGTTTCCTAGGGTGAGTCCTGGGCTTCATTTTACCTGTCAAATGATAGAAATCTGCACAAGAACCTTCTACCACTGACACAAGCAAGAAGCTTTACACATCACAGAGGGAGGAGCCCAGCAGTTAGCGTCCAAGAAAGAAATGCATCTGGGTAACTGGTCTTTTGGCTGTTTAGCAAGATGTTGTTATAAgactaatatttttattaaaagcagTTATATAAGGCCACAGTTTTTCCAAAGtgaattgtgatttttttgggtGTCCTACTTGAGATCCTTTAAAGTGGCCTGATTGATAGAAATTGCTGAGCAAAGTCAGACCCTTTTATGGAGTCTCAAGTTTTGGGTACCTCACCTTAAAGTGGTCACTACTGAAAATCTTAGCCATAAACTCAATACACAAAACTGCCTTGGTCATAATGGCTAATATTTTTTATAATCTAGTTTTATGGATCAGAAAATATATAGCTGACCATGTATAATATCTACTTTAGGACATAATGGCTGCTTACTTCCTATGAAACAGTTGCATAAGATGTGCATGCACCTACTGGATTTAACTTATCTCATGCGGAACATCATCTATGATACTTTACTGAGGATTTCTATTGAGAATTCAACACCGAGTGAACTCCAGATGTAAGTACCACCTATGCCCCGGGACACATTTGAACTAGTACTGATTTTATGCTCAGAGGGGAGGGAAAAAGCTTGTGAGGGTCACACATTCTTGTGCCTTTACCATCCATCTGTTGCAGTTTCATAGTTGTCTGACAAATTATGATGCATCAGATACAGATTAGAGAAAGTGCTCAGCATACTGAGAAAATACAAGTCACAGTTATTTGCAATACAACTCAACAGACCATTCTTTGTGAACTAAGAATCTGGGACTGAGGTTTCTGGATTTAAGTTGCTAATTCTATGAAATGTCAAGAAGTATACAAAATGTCCATACATTGCTTCCTTTCCATAGTAAGTAGTATTTGGGAATAATCGATTCTAAGTATGACTAACTTAATTTGCCAAGTTTTGATCCCAGCTCTGACAGCGACTGTTTGTCATCCTGGGTACACTGCATCTTTCTCAATCTGCAGAACAGTGATATTTACCTGCCTGTTAGGCTGGCACTGATCAATAAGTGTTTTCAAAAGAGCTTTGAAGACAAAATACTACAGAAGTGCCAAGTATAATAAGAGTTATTAGCATACTCCTCAAACTAATACTGGTTTTCCTAACATTTTACAGTTCATGGTCTCCGTTTTTCCATATGCTTATAAAAGTTAAAATGCTTCAGCAACTTTGCTGTAGAATAGGCAGACAGGGAGGATCTCTCTTATCTTTAAGAAAATGTAGCCAAATAAATAAGTTAAGTAGTGGGAGATTGGACTTTAAGTTGAAGGTATTAGTATCAGCCTGAAGTGGGTTTTAAAAGTGTTAATTTGTACGTGTGTTTTGTACATTAAAATGCCACTAAAATTGTTTACCTCCAAATACACAGTATCAATACAACACTTAGCTGTTGAAATACAGAACAGCTTCATTTTAAAGCAGATATTACTACTGTTTTAATTATACAGAGCAAAATTTTTGTCAGTAAAGGAAGATTTCATGCTCTTGGCAGTTGGAGTCATCAGCACAAGCGCTTTCATACTAAACCCTGAATACTGGAATCAGGTACTGCTAGACAAGAAATACACAGTGCAGGTCTTAGGCTTACATGAACTAAATTTTTTTTGCATCTTTTACTGTTTATGGAGTACAGGGAGACAGGTGTGTTGCAGTGGGAGTATATTAAAGGTGGAGTCCTTTAATATATTAGTACTGCAGGGCAAGGGGAGGTTGGGAATTTAACATGAGTCTCATTACTTTGCAAACCTATTCTGAGAAGCCTGCAGCTTTCTTATACCTAGAATATGCTGTATCCAAAGGCTTCCACTggcagaaagggggaggggggggagggagtaacCCCACAAGGCACCAATCTCCCCCAAACAGCCAGCCTGTGTTTTATAGTATAAAAGAGAGGCCCTATTTAAAATTGTCCTCTCACAGCAGAAGCAGTTAgttgctttatatatatattccttCCCTGTAAGGGAGAAAGATTCCACTAACAGGATCCTCAACTGACTAATTGCAGAGGgcta is part of the Mauremys reevesii isolate NIE-2019 linkage group 27, ASM1616193v1, whole genome shotgun sequence genome and encodes:
- the CNTD1 gene encoding cyclin N-terminal domain-containing protein 1 isoform X1 — translated: MASCDWLRGGISAEMSSEAQAVSRCHTPEPVFGVVAPEIIEDTLICLATENEQYLNELSAQAGCFKETQIVEFVFLLCEKWFLDQSARYQAVEIFERFMIKHVEESYNSIKKSRTNNEQGEGNIWGTLKAQMCDTFVLRLVSCIQLASKLSFHYNIINNNTVLKFLQSLDYSYTKQNLVESELAILKALCFQINVPTPFAYVELLLEVLGHNGCLLPMKQLHKMCMHLLDLTYLMRNIIYDTLLRISIENSTPSELQIAKFLSVKEDFMLLAVGVISTSAFILNPEYWNQVVEHLNCITGITTQSILEFSYAILKHSVGTTNPRKNKGTRSSENYVVPPTK
- the LOC120392073 gene encoding cytochrome c oxidase assembly factor 3 homolog, mitochondrial, with protein sequence MAAPREPGRESEAAFAKRVDPAREPELSAEQRRVMQRAEEALRQRGLQRRLRGRNLLTGLGIGAVVLGIYGFTFYKISQERFLDELEQEVEAARAQAAKTPVN
- the CNTD1 gene encoding cyclin N-terminal domain-containing protein 1 isoform X2; this translates as MSSEAQAVSRCHTPEPVFGVVAPEIIEDTLICLATENEQYLNELSAQAGCFKETQIVEFVFLLCEKWFLDQSARYQAVEIFERFMIKHVEESYNSIKKSRTNNEQGEGNIWGTLKAQMCDTFVLRLVSCIQLASKLSFHYNIINNNTVLKFLQSLDYSYTKQNLVESELAILKALCFQINVPTPFAYVELLLEVLGHNGCLLPMKQLHKMCMHLLDLTYLMRNIIYDTLLRISIENSTPSELQIAKFLSVKEDFMLLAVGVISTSAFILNPEYWNQVVEHLNCITGITTQSILEFSYAILKHSVGTTNPRKNKGTRSSENYVVPPTK